One Desulfobaccales bacterium genomic window carries:
- a CDS encoding YnfA family protein, which translates to MLQTMEIARSLFFFLLAGLCEIGGGYLIWLCIREGRGLAFALLGAAILVLYGIIPTFQPASFGRVYAAYGGIFIVLSIFWGWQIDRIAPDRFDLIGGTIALVGVIIIMYWLRA; encoded by the coding sequence ATGCTGCAGACAATGGAGATAGCGCGGTCCCTGTTCTTCTTCCTCCTCGCCGGATTATGCGAGATTGGCGGAGGATACTTGATTTGGCTTTGCATAAGGGAAGGGAGAGGATTGGCATTTGCCCTGCTCGGTGCGGCAATTCTGGTTCTCTACGGGATCATCCCAACTTTTCAGCCGGCAAGCTTCGGTCGGGTCTATGCAGCCTACGGTGGCATATTCATAGTTCTTTCAATCTTCTGGGGCTGGCAGATAGATCGGATAGCACCTGATAGGTTCGATTTGATAGGCGGCACAATCGCTCTGGTAGGAGTAATAATCATCATGTACTGGTTACGAGCTTGA